GGAGCCGCCGCTCGCCAGCACCGTGTTGGTCGCCACGAACAGGCCGTGGGTGTGGAACACCGGCAGGGCGTGGATCAGCACGTCGTCGGCGGTGAAGCGCCAATACTCCACCAGCGTCCGGGCGTTCGATGCGAGGTTGTCGTGGGTCAGCATGGCGCCCTTGGAGCGCCCGGTCGTGCCCGACGTGTAGAGGATCGCCGCGAGATCCTCCGGACCCCGGGGGACATCGGCGAAGGCGGCGCCCGCCTTCCCGGCCCGGTCCGCCGCCCGGTTTGCGGCTTCCGCGGCGCTGCCGCCGCCCGACCCGTCGAGGGTCCAGATCTGGCGGACCTTCGCGGCGACCTCCGCCAGCGCGTCGCGCCGGCCCGGATCGCAGACGAACACGGTGGGCTCCGCGTCGCCCAGGAAATAGCCGATCTCCGCCGGGGTGTAGGCGGTGTTGAGCGGCAGGAACACGGCGCCGACCCGGACCGCGCCGAGATACAGGAAGATGACCTCGGGGCTCTTCTCGACCTGCACGGCCACCCGGTCGCCCGGCTGGACGCCCGCCGCCTGCAGGGCCGCCGCGTAGGCGCCGGAGCGGGCAATCAGGTCCGCGTAAGCGTAGCGGCGCCCGTCGGGCGTCTCGATCACGGTCTTGGCGGGATCGCGGACGCCGTCACGGATCAGGGAGAAGAGGTGGTTCGTCATCGTGAGCTTGAGCTATCACGGGCTGTGTGTCCCGCGCACCCATAGCCGCCCGAATACCCTCTCGGCGAGCCCTTTCAGGCGGCCAGCCGCTGCCGCGAGGACAGGAAGGCGCCTTCGGGGGCGCGTTCTGGTGCGAACAGCCCGAGTCCGGTGGGCGCGGGCATCCCGACATAGATCGCCTCGACCCCACCCCGGCTATAGGCCTCGTGCCAGAAGCCGGAGCCCTTGGGATCCCGGGAGAAATCCCGCCACCACGTGCGGTGCGGCTCCGAGCGGGTGAAGTGTTCGAGGCTCTCGAGGTCGCGCCAGTACTGTCGCAGGCCGACATGGGTCAGCCCGAAGAACAGGTTCTCGTGCGCGAGCAGCCCGTCCGGCCGGCTCTGCACCGAGGCGGCGATGCCGCGCCCGAGCCCCATCAGGGCGAGCAGGCCGCGCCAGCGCGTCACGCGGAAGCCGAGATAGACGACGACGAGGTCGGGATAGGCGGACAGGTCCACCGAGCGGCGGGCGGGGGCGGCTTGCCGGGTGGCATGCCGGATGGATTGCCGAGACGATGGCTGAGTGGCTTGCACGGCGCGGCCTCCTGCGCTTTGCTTACGGTGTAAACTTGGCGCGTGATGCTTACGGTGTCAACATTGGATCCGGAGAAAAGCTATCATCACGGTGACCTGCGCGCGGCCCTGGTCGCGGCGGCCCTGGACCTGCTTGAGGCGGGTGGCGAGGCGGCGCTCTCGTTGCGGGCGGCGGCGCGCGCCTGCGGGGTGTCGGCGATGGCGCCCTACCGGCATTTTCCCGGCAAAGACGATCTCCTCGAAGCGGTGGCCGCCCGGGGGTTCGAGGATCTCGCCGCGGAGCTGGAGACGGCCGATAGCGCCGCGTCGGGCAGCGAGGCCCTGGCCGCGCAGGGGGCGGCCTACGTGGCCTTCGCCCGACGCCGACCGGCCCTGTTCCGGCTGATGTTCATGCGACCTTGTCGGAAGCCGGACGCGTCGCGGGCCTACGGAATCCTGGAGCGACGGGCAGCCGCCCTCGCCGGCCCGGGCATGCCCGCCGCCGACCTGACGCTCGCTGCGTGGTCGCTGGTGCACGGGCTCGCAGCGCTGATCCTCGACGGCCGGGTGCCCCTGGAAGGCGAGGCCGCGGAGGCCGCCGCCCGGCGCATCACCCTGGCCTTCGCCACCCGGTTGAACGCGAAGCTCTCATGATCCAGCCATGAACCGTCTCTGCGCGCAGCGAGGCGATCCGGCCGGTGCCGCGCTCACCGAGGTCGCGCACCCGGCTTGCTTCGCTGCGCTCGCAAGGACGGGGTTCCGGTCCTACGCCTCGGCGAGCACCACGACGGCCCGGGGCGGCGGCAGCTTGGCGCGCAGCTCCCGGGTCACCGCTGGGGCCGCCACCACGGTTCCGAGATTGGCGTAGGTCTCGTGATTCCGCTCGATGGCGGCGAGGTCGTACAGGTAGTTGACCATCAGGCCGTGGGACTGCGCCAGCCCTTTCTTCGAGGTGTCGCCCAGGAAGTTGATCCGGTCGAGGCGCGCGCCGTTGCCGAGGTGGAACCGGGCCACCGGGTCGAGGGGGCGCCCGCGCTCGTTCTTGGCGCGCAGGAAGTAGGCGGCCGCCGCCGGGATCAGCGCCCGCCGCACGGTCTCGGCGCGGGCCTTGTCGGCGGCCCAGTCCGGATCGTCCAGTGCCCGCAGGGTCTCGACATCCTCGGGCAGGAGGCCCTGCGGGCTGTCGGCCCGTCGCTCCCGAGCGAGCCACGCGGCGAAGCCCGGCACCGGCGAGAGCGTCACGAAGGTCTTGAGCGTCGGAATCTCGCGGGTGAGATCCTCGACCACCTGCTTGATCAGGAAGTTGCCGAAGGTGACGCCGGCGAGCCCCTTCTGGCAGTTCGAGATCGAGTAGAAGATCGCCGTGGTGGCCGCCTGCGGCTGCAGGGGCTTGCGCGCCTGTGACAGGATCGGGGCGATCGCCGGCGCGATCTGGTCGGTGAGCGCCACCTCCACGAAGATCAGCGGCTCGTCGGCGAGCGCCGGGTGGAAGAACGCGAAGCAGCGCCGGTCCGGCGGCTCGATCCGGGCGCGCAGGTCGTCCCAGTCGGCGATGGCGTGCACCGCCTCGTAGCGGATGATCTTCTCCAGGATGTGGGCCGGCGTGGTCCAGTCGATGTGGCGCAGCACCAGGAAGCCGCGGTTGAACCACGAGGCGAACAGGTGCTCGAAGTCGCAGTCGAGGCTGTCGACCGCGTCGAGCAGGGCGGGCTCGGCCGGGTCGCCGCCCCGGAGCGTCCGCCGCAGGTCGAGCAGGTCCTCGCGCATCCGCACGAGGCTGAGCGTGCCGCCGCGGGCGAGGTTAAGGCGCCGGATCAACTCCTGGCTGCGCGGCTCGGCGGCCTCGTGCAGGCTGCCCAGGCGGGCGCGGGACGGATCGGCGCGGTAGGCGGCGATCGCCTCGTCGACGGCGGCATGGTCGGCGTCGAAGTCGAGGGCGATGGCCCGCAGGAAGGCGTGGCGCTCCGCTTGGCCGAAGCTGGCGTAGCGGTCGAGGATCAGGCGGGCCAGCGCCACGCCGGAGGCCTCGCCGCGCCGGGAGATCAGGTCCTCGCACAGCTTGACGAGGTCTCCGGCGCTCGCCCGGGACGCGATATCGCCGCGGGCGATCCCGATCAGGTCGCGGCCGCGCTCGCTAATGGTCTGAAGCAGGTCGCCGAAGAAGGAGATCGCCGCCATGACCTTCGCACTGACCCCGCCGGACCGGACTTGGCGCGCTTCCGGGCCCCCGACGCCGGCTCGTCGGTCGGGCGCGCGCAGGGCCGGGAGCCATCGTTCCCGCCGCGGGGATGGATCTCGCTCCCGATCCTGCCGTCACTCTACGGCGATGCGGCCGCTGCGACCAGAGCTTGGCCGGTCCCGGATGACGGCTCCCAGCCTGCGGTCGTGGCGCGAAGGTTGTGTGACGGCCGGGTCCGGGTCGGACCAGCGTCGGGTCAGAGCCGCTCGGCCACGGTGGCGAGATCGGCCCGCTCCCGCCAGTCGCCGACGCCGTGCTGGCGGGCGAAGCGGAGCTCGGCCGCACGGCGGGCGCGTCCGGAATCTCGGGCCCGGGTGATCTCGACGGACCCGACCGTGAAAGGAACCCCGAGGATCTCCTTGGCGAAGTCGACGCGGTAGTTCGGCATCCCGTACTCCCTGCTGTGGCGGTTCCGGACGTGTCCGCACGGAACGAAACCGCCCTCTCGTTCGTAATCCGGTGCGGAAGCCTACCGGCCTCGAGGTCCGGATTCTGTGCCTTACGGCACCCGCGCGTGCACCACGGGTGGGACCACGCGTGTGCCGGCGGCGCGGACAATGTCGATTGCATATGGTGCGCTGCCGGCTCCGGTGAAGGGCCTGCGGCGTGATGGCGGGTGCCGGCAGGGATGCAGCGCCGCCGCTTGCCGTGCGGCGCGCTCTCCCCGTATCGCTCCGGCCGGATCTTCACCCCGCACCCACGGACCCGACCATGGCCCTCCCGCGGCGGCGCGTCTGCCTGCCCCCGACCCAGCCGTGACCGCCAGCCTCGACGCGAAGGCCAGACTCGGCCTGACGCTGATCGCCGGCGGGGCCGTGGCCAACATCTACTACAACCAGCCCCTGCTCGGCCTGATCGTCGCCGAGTTCGGCGACCGCGCCGCCCTGTGGGTGCCGACCACGGCGCTGGTCGGCTACGGGCTCGGCATCGTCGGACTCGTGCCGCTCGGCGACGCGCTGCCGCGCCGCGCCCTGATCGTGGGGCAGTGCCTCGGCCTCGCCCTGGCCTTGCTCGCCGTGGGCCTCGCCCCGAACCTCGCCAGCCTCGCGCTGGCCCATCTGGTGGTCGGCGTGCTGTCGTGCGCGGCGCAGCAGGCGGTGCCGTTCGCGGCCGAGCTCGCACCCGACGCGAGCCGCGGGCGGATCGTCGGTCAGGTCATGACCGGGCTCCTGACCGGCATCCTGCTCGCCCGGACGGCGAGCGGGTTCCTGGGCGCCCATCTCGGCTGGCGGCCGGTCTTCCTCGTCGCGTCTGTCCTGGCGCTCGCCATGGCGGGCATCGCGCGGGCCACCCTGCCGCACACGGTGCAGACGCACCCCCTGCGCTACCGCGCCCTGATGCTGTCGATCCTGCATCTCGCGCGCACGCAGCCGGTCCTGCGCACGGCGAGCCTGTCGCAGGCGCTGCTGTTCGCGGGCTTCAACGCCTTCTGGGCGACGCTGGCGCTGCTGGTGGAGGGGCCGCCCTTCGGGCTCTCCGCCGCCGGGGCGGGCCTGTTCGGGGTGATCGGCGTCTGCGGCGCCTTCGTGGCCCCCATCTCGGGCCGCTTCACCGACCGGCGGGGGGCCAAGCCCGTCGTGCTCGGCGGCAGCCTGATGGTCGCCCTGTCGTTCGGGATCCTGTGGGCCGGGGGCACG
The sequence above is drawn from the Methylobacterium mesophilicum SR1.6/6 genome and encodes:
- a CDS encoding monooxygenase family protein — protein: MQATQPSSRQSIRHATRQAAPARRSVDLSAYPDLVVVYLGFRVTRWRGLLALMGLGRGIAASVQSRPDGLLAHENLFFGLTHVGLRQYWRDLESLEHFTRSEPHRTWWRDFSRDPKGSGFWHEAYSRGGVEAIYVGMPAPTGLGLFAPERAPEGAFLSSRQRLAA
- a CDS encoding TetR/AcrR family transcriptional regulator; the encoded protein is MLTVSTLDPEKSYHHGDLRAALVAAALDLLEAGGEAALSLRAAARACGVSAMAPYRHFPGKDDLLEAVAARGFEDLAAELETADSAASGSEALAAQGAAYVAFARRRPALFRLMFMRPCRKPDASRAYGILERRAAALAGPGMPAADLTLAAWSLVHGLAALILDGRVPLEGEAAEAAARRITLAFATRLNAKLS
- a CDS encoding malonyl-CoA decarboxylase; translated protein: MAAISFFGDLLQTISERGRDLIGIARGDIASRASAGDLVKLCEDLISRRGEASGVALARLILDRYASFGQAERHAFLRAIALDFDADHAAVDEAIAAYRADPSRARLGSLHEAAEPRSQELIRRLNLARGGTLSLVRMREDLLDLRRTLRGGDPAEPALLDAVDSLDCDFEHLFASWFNRGFLVLRHIDWTTPAHILEKIIRYEAVHAIADWDDLRARIEPPDRRCFAFFHPALADEPLIFVEVALTDQIAPAIAPILSQARKPLQPQAATTAIFYSISNCQKGLAGVTFGNFLIKQVVEDLTREIPTLKTFVTLSPVPGFAAWLARERRADSPQGLLPEDVETLRALDDPDWAADKARAETVRRALIPAAAAYFLRAKNERGRPLDPVARFHLGNGARLDRINFLGDTSKKGLAQSHGLMVNYLYDLAAIERNHETYANLGTVVAAPAVTRELRAKLPPPRAVVVLAEA
- a CDS encoding MFS transporter; the protein is MTASLDAKARLGLTLIAGGAVANIYYNQPLLGLIVAEFGDRAALWVPTTALVGYGLGIVGLVPLGDALPRRALIVGQCLGLALALLAVGLAPNLASLALAHLVVGVLSCAAQQAVPFAAELAPDASRGRIVGQVMTGLLTGILLARTASGFLGAHLGWRPVFLVASVLALAMAGIARATLPHTVQTHPLRYRALMLSILHLARTQPVLRTASLSQALLFAGFNAFWATLALLVEGPPFGLSAAGAGLFGVIGVCGAFVAPISGRFTDRRGAKPVVLGGSLMVALSFGILWAGGTWSLVAVALGVLLIDIGMNGALIANQTRAYALVPGARGRINTVLFTTLFVFGALGAYAGSQAFLLVGWPGVCAVGLAFSALAVIVAARDPHPPGVRST